Proteins encoded within one genomic window of Triticum aestivum cultivar Chinese Spring chromosome 2D, IWGSC CS RefSeq v2.1, whole genome shotgun sequence:
- the LOC123049516 gene encoding SUPPRESSOR OF GAMMA RESPONSE 1-like — translation MAEFFRPLIVTAKTIATMVIRPSLCQIEELVAWIECPNCKYRIDNTDVLSQWPGLPAGVKFDPTDLELLEHLEGKVSRAASHVLIDDFIPTIEEAEGICYTHPENLPGIKNDGSTCHFFHKVSNAYVVGKRKRRKISNSDHTVCDENLRWHKTGKSRSILDNNGDIKGWKKILVLYIGYRKGGGKTEKTNWRMHQYHLGVDQDEKQEELVVSKVFYQVQSMNAGQSLVCGVNEEFDSFAGENDPTTSMPYPLQTRCPNGSPSGTEQNQEGESRVSTVREAGEWLAGSSSHAVEDAAVSGLDEHLSHGGAPDATYPDPEGQPLPLDAEALQEFPDLGTPQDISLPTDMQLESQDSMEMWLASVLTEDEEGFEAAEQREEAGFSP, via the exons ATGGCAGA ATTCTTCAGGCCATTGATCGTTACTGCCAAGACAATTGCTACGATGGTAATTCGTCCGTCGCTTTGCCAGATTGAGGAATTGGTTGCATGGATCGAGTGCCCAAATTGCAAATACCGCATTGATAATACTGAT GTTTTATCACAGTGGCCAGGACTCCCTGCTGGTGTTAAGTTCGATCCAACTGATCTCGAACTGCTTGAACATTTAGAAGGAAAGGTCAGCAGGGCAGCGTCCCATGTACTAATAGATGATTTTATTCCAACCATAGAGGAGGCTGAAGGAATCTGCTATACACATCCGGAAAATCTCCCTG GTATCAAGAATGACGGGAGCACCTGTCACTTCTTCCACAAAGTATCCAATGCATACGTTGTTGGCAAGCGTAAGCGTCGCAAGATTAGCAACAGTGAccacactgtttgtgatgagaatcTCAGATGGCACAAGACTGGAAAATCGAGATCTATCTTGGATAATAACGGTGACATAAAAGGGTGGAAGAAAATATTGGTTCTTTACATAGGTTACCGGAAAGGAGGTGGCAAGACAGAAAAAACTAATTGGAGAATGCATCAGTACCACCTTGGGGTAGATCAAGATGAGAAGCAGGAGGAGCTTGTTGTTTCCAAAGTCTTTTATCAGGTGCAGTCAATGAATGCTGGGCAGTCTCTAGTGTGCGGTGTTAATGAAGAATTCGATTCATTTGCTGGGGAAAACGATCCTACAACCTCAATGCCATACCCTCTGCAGACTCGTTGCCCAAACGGTAGTCCATCCGGAACCGAGCAGAATCAG GAGGGAGAGTCCCGCGTGTCTACAGTTCGGGAAGCTGGGGAATGGCTCGCGGGAAGCTCGTCGCATGCCGTGGAGGACGCAGCGGTGTCTGGCCTGGATGAACACCTGTCACACGGCGGAGCCCCGGACGCCACCTACCCTGACCCTGAGGGGCAGCCTCTGCCTCTTGACGCCGAGGCGCTCCAGGAGTTCCCCGACCTCGGAACGCCTCAGGATATCTCCCTTCCGACT GACATGCAGCTCGAGTCGCAGGATAGCATGGAGATGTGGCTGGCCAGCGTGTTAACAGAGGATGAGGAGGGGTTTGAAGCAGCGGAGCAACGAGAAGAGGCCGGTTTTTCTCCGTGA